A window of Streptosporangiales bacterium contains these coding sequences:
- the def gene encoding peptide deformylase yields the protein MAIRPIRLFGDPVLRTPAEPVRDFDKELRQLVTDLQETMLDAEGAGLAAPQIGVGLRVFTYNVDGIVNHLVNPRLELSEEEQEGDEGCLSFPGMVYDVTRSMYVVAKGENMHGEPVEIRGSELLARALQHETDHLDGILFIDRLDREQRKLAMREVRAAEWAGEPIPDVRTSPHPTGGRAF from the coding sequence GTGGCCATCCGACCGATCCGGCTGTTCGGCGACCCGGTGCTGCGTACGCCGGCGGAGCCGGTGCGCGACTTCGACAAGGAGCTGCGCCAGCTGGTCACCGACCTCCAGGAGACGATGCTCGACGCGGAGGGCGCCGGCCTCGCCGCGCCGCAGATCGGCGTGGGGCTGCGGGTGTTCACGTACAACGTGGACGGCATCGTGAACCACCTGGTGAACCCGCGGCTCGAGCTCTCCGAGGAGGAGCAGGAAGGCGACGAGGGCTGCCTGTCGTTCCCCGGCATGGTGTACGACGTGACCAGGTCGATGTACGTCGTCGCCAAGGGCGAGAACATGCACGGCGAGCCGGTGGAGATCCGCGGCAGCGAGCTGCTCGCGCGGGCGCTGCAGCACGAGACCGACCACCTCGACGGCATCCTGTTCATCGACCGGCTCGACCGGGAGCAGCGGAAGCTGGCGATGCGGGAGGTCCGCGCCGCCGAGTGGGCGGGCGAGCCGATCCCCGACGTACGCACCTCGCCGCACCCGACCGGCGGCCGGGCGTTCTGA
- a CDS encoding methionyl-tRNA formyltransferase, producing MRLVFAGTPAVAVPALDALLASGHDVVAVVTRPDRRAGRGRKVAASPVAERVRAADVELLQPERATDEAFVARLAELAPDCCPVVAYGALLQALVLAIPRHGWVNLHFSVLPAWRGAAPVQHALRAGDDVTGATVFQLVPEMDAGPVYGTVTESVRPRDTAGELLDRLASGGAELLVRVLDGIADGSVVAVPQPADGVSYAPKITSADAQVDWRQPAHAVDRQVRALTPVPGAWTTVHGQRLKLGPVEPADPDVDLAPGQLTVAKAGVFVGTATAPVRLGTVQPQGRPSMDAGAWARGARGVEGAVLGAPA from the coding sequence GTGCGCCTGGTCTTCGCCGGTACACCCGCGGTCGCCGTCCCCGCGCTCGACGCGCTGCTCGCGTCGGGCCATGACGTCGTCGCCGTCGTGACCCGCCCGGACCGCCGCGCCGGCCGCGGCCGGAAGGTGGCGGCCAGCCCGGTCGCCGAGCGCGTACGGGCGGCAGACGTCGAGCTGCTGCAGCCGGAACGCGCGACCGACGAGGCGTTCGTCGCGCGGCTGGCCGAGCTCGCGCCAGACTGCTGTCCAGTGGTGGCGTACGGCGCGCTGCTGCAGGCGTTGGTGCTCGCGATCCCGCGGCACGGTTGGGTGAACCTGCACTTCTCCGTGCTGCCGGCCTGGCGCGGCGCCGCCCCCGTGCAGCACGCGCTACGCGCCGGCGACGACGTGACAGGCGCGACGGTGTTCCAGCTGGTGCCCGAGATGGACGCGGGACCGGTGTACGGCACGGTGACCGAGTCCGTACGCCCGCGCGACACCGCGGGGGAGCTGCTCGACCGGCTCGCGTCCGGCGGCGCCGAGCTGCTCGTACGGGTGCTCGACGGCATCGCCGACGGCAGCGTGGTGGCGGTGCCGCAGCCGGCCGACGGGGTGAGCTACGCCCCGAAGATCACCTCCGCCGACGCGCAGGTCGACTGGCGGCAGCCGGCGCACGCCGTCGACCGGCAGGTCCGCGCGCTGACCCCGGTGCCGGGCGCGTGGACCACCGTGCACGGGCAGCGGCTGAAGCTCGGCCCGGTGGAGCCGGCCGACCCGGACGTCGACCTGGCGCCGGGGCAGCTGACCGTAGCCAAGGCCGGCGTGTTCGTCGGCACCGCAACGGCGCCGGTGCGGCTCGGCACGGTGCAACCGCAGGGCCGCCCGTCGATGGACGCCGGTGCCTGGGCGCGCGGCGCCAGGGGCGTCGAAGGCGCAGTGCTCGGCGCGCCGGCATGA
- a CDS encoding bifunctional 3,4-dihydroxy-2-butanone-4-phosphate synthase/GTP cyclohydrolase II: MSAQGLPSARSIETVRQVVDELAAGRPVVVVDDPDRENECDLVFAAELASPEVLGFTVRHSTGIVCAPMTEAKAQQLGLPPMAAVNEDAKRTAWTVSVDAKDGITTGVSAADRAHTLRLLGDAHTEPAALARPGHVFPLTARAGGVLARRGHTEASVDLVRLTGLTPVAGIAELVNDDGSMLRPDHVAEFAETHGLVYLTVSDVAAYLRHEQQQVRRVSVTRLPTRHGQFTAHGYLDEPTGDECVALVHGEVAGGTDVLVRVHSECLTGDAFGSQRCDCGEQLDRALAEVVAAGSGVVVYVRGHEGRGIGLLSKLRAYELQDAGADTVQANLALGLPVDDRDYAAAAQVLKDLGVRGVRLMTNNPVKQQAIDAYGVSVVARVPSRTAPTPANLGYLQTKRDRLGHEVSWLADAVPHEARAVGDT; encoded by the coding sequence ATGAGCGCGCAGGGACTGCCGAGCGCACGAAGCATCGAGACGGTGCGGCAGGTCGTCGACGAGCTCGCGGCCGGTCGGCCGGTGGTTGTCGTCGACGACCCGGACAGGGAGAACGAGTGCGACCTGGTGTTCGCCGCGGAGCTGGCGAGCCCTGAGGTGCTCGGGTTCACCGTCAGGCACTCGACCGGCATCGTCTGCGCCCCGATGACGGAGGCGAAGGCCCAGCAGCTCGGGCTGCCGCCAATGGCCGCCGTGAACGAGGACGCGAAGCGCACCGCGTGGACGGTCTCCGTGGACGCCAAGGACGGCATCACCACGGGTGTCTCCGCGGCCGACCGGGCGCACACCCTGCGGCTGCTCGGCGACGCGCACACCGAGCCTGCGGCGCTGGCGCGGCCGGGACACGTGTTCCCGCTGACCGCCCGCGCAGGCGGCGTGCTGGCCCGCCGTGGGCACACCGAGGCCAGCGTCGACCTCGTACGGCTCACCGGCCTGACCCCGGTGGCCGGAATCGCCGAGCTGGTGAACGATGACGGCTCCATGCTCCGCCCCGACCACGTGGCCGAGTTCGCCGAGACCCACGGCCTCGTGTATCTGACCGTCTCCGACGTTGCTGCGTACCTGCGGCACGAGCAGCAGCAGGTGCGGCGGGTGTCGGTGACCCGGTTGCCCACCAGGCACGGGCAGTTCACCGCGCACGGCTACCTGGACGAGCCGACGGGTGACGAGTGCGTCGCCCTGGTGCACGGCGAGGTGGCCGGCGGTACCGACGTGCTCGTGCGGGTGCACTCCGAGTGCCTCACCGGCGACGCGTTCGGGTCGCAGCGGTGCGACTGCGGCGAACAGCTCGACCGGGCGCTGGCCGAGGTCGTCGCGGCCGGCAGCGGTGTGGTCGTGTACGTCCGCGGCCACGAGGGCAGGGGCATCGGGCTGCTCAGCAAGCTGCGCGCGTACGAGCTGCAGGACGCCGGCGCGGACACCGTACAGGCGAACCTCGCGCTCGGCCTGCCCGTCGACGACCGCGACTACGCCGCCGCCGCGCAGGTGTTGAAGGATCTCGGTGTGCGCGGCGTGCGGCTGATGACGAACAACCCGGTGAAGCAGCAGGCGATCGACGCGTACGGCGTGTCCGTCGTCGCGCGGGTGCCGTCGCGCACGGCACCGACGCCAGCGAACCTCGGCTACCTGCAGACGAAACGGGACCGGCTCGGCCACGAGGTGAGCTGGCTCGCCGACGCCGTGCCGCACGAGGCGAGGGCGGTGGGCGACACTTGA
- a CDS encoding ATP phosphoribosyltransferase, whose product MLSLVLPKGSLEAATIDLFEAADLAVRRGSSRDYHAAVDDPRVERVRFLRPQEIPVYLEQGLFDVGITGRDWITETGADVVSLGELEYSKATSNPVRIVLAVPADQEIERGEDLPEGVRVSTEYPQLTRRYFDEIGVKARIVPSYGATEAKVPDIVDAVVDVTETGSSLRKHGLKIVHTLLTSRTEVVANRAAYEDPEKRAAMEDILLLLRGAITARGNVYLMLNVSADQLSAVLDQLPALGSPTVTSLANGDHAVGTVVPKVGINTLIPALKTAGARDILELPIAKIVE is encoded by the coding sequence GTGCTCTCGCTCGTCCTGCCCAAGGGTTCCCTGGAAGCCGCGACCATCGACTTGTTCGAGGCCGCCGACCTCGCCGTGCGCCGCGGCTCCAGCCGTGACTACCACGCCGCCGTCGACGACCCGCGGGTCGAGCGGGTGCGGTTCCTGCGGCCGCAGGAGATCCCCGTCTACCTCGAGCAGGGGCTGTTCGACGTCGGCATCACCGGCCGCGACTGGATCACGGAGACCGGCGCGGACGTGGTGAGCCTCGGGGAGCTGGAGTACTCCAAGGCGACGAGCAACCCGGTTCGCATCGTGCTCGCCGTGCCGGCCGACCAGGAGATCGAGCGCGGCGAGGACCTGCCTGAGGGCGTCCGGGTGTCGACCGAGTACCCGCAGCTGACCCGCAGGTACTTCGACGAGATCGGGGTGAAGGCGCGGATCGTGCCGTCGTACGGCGCGACCGAGGCGAAGGTGCCCGACATCGTGGACGCGGTCGTCGACGTCACGGAGACCGGCTCGTCGCTGCGCAAGCACGGCCTGAAGATCGTGCACACGCTGCTCACCAGCCGCACCGAGGTCGTCGCGAACCGGGCCGCGTACGAGGACCCGGAGAAGCGTGCCGCGATGGAGGACATCCTGCTGTTGCTGCGGGGTGCGATCACGGCGCGCGGCAACGTCTACCTGATGCTGAACGTCTCCGCGGACCAGCTGTCCGCGGTACTCGACCAGCTGCCCGCGCTCGGCTCGCCGACCGTCACCTCGCTGGCGAACGGCGACCACGCGGTGGGCACGGTGGTGCCGAAGGTCGGCATCAACACGCTGATCCCTGCGCTGAAGACCGCAGGCGCCCGCGACATCCTCGAGCTCCCCATCGCCAAGATCGTCGAGTAA
- a CDS encoding primosome assembly protein PriA (binding of PriA to forked DNA starts the assembly of the primosome, also possesses 3'-5' helicase activity) has product MALVRRRPPARSRTAAKPEPAERLPVARVAVDMSLPHLDRPFDYLVPADADCVPGCRVRVRFAGSLVDGFVLDRVDRSEHEGRLAFLDRVVSGEPVLAPQVATLARAVADRYAGTMADVLRLAVPPRHAKVEAEPPGVAAPAPQPPDGPGPWAEYTAGAAYVRELAAGRPARAVWNALPGADWPAAIAHAVATVRSVGNGAVVVVPDHRDVARLDAAVRAACGPDQHVVLTAELGPAQRYRRWLAVRRGAVQVVVGTRAAMFAPVHDLGLVVCWDDGDDLHAEQRAPYPHVREVLCLRAHREGAAALIGGFASTAEGARLLATGWAHAVAGDRSAVRAAMPAVRVAGDDADLARDPAARSARLPQSAWRAAKEALAHGPVLVQTPRRGYVPVLACRSCRHTAHCPHCQGPLAATGDGQPACRLCGRPVANWRCPSCSATGLRAVVVGAARTAEELGKAFPGVRVRVSGGDADVLAEVPAAGQLVVATPGAEPVAAGGYAAALLLDGWALLGRADLRAAEEALRRWLTAAALVRTGSAGGRVVVLADSSLPVVQALVRWDPAGFAERELADRAELRFPPAVRAAAVTGDATAVDELLGADRLPEVSDVLGPVPLPGDPQEVRALVRVPRRDGAALAAGLHAGLAVRSAVKAPGKVRVQVDPLEVL; this is encoded by the coding sequence CTGGCGCTCGTACGTCGGCGGCCGCCGGCTCGCAGCCGCACGGCGGCGAAACCCGAGCCGGCGGAGCGGTTGCCGGTGGCGCGGGTCGCCGTCGACATGTCGCTGCCGCACCTGGACCGCCCGTTCGACTACCTGGTGCCGGCGGACGCCGACTGCGTACCCGGCTGCCGGGTGCGGGTGCGGTTCGCCGGGTCGCTGGTGGACGGGTTCGTGCTCGACCGGGTGGACCGCAGCGAGCACGAGGGCCGGCTGGCGTTCCTCGACCGGGTGGTCTCCGGCGAGCCGGTGCTGGCACCGCAGGTCGCGACGCTGGCCAGAGCCGTCGCCGACCGGTACGCCGGCACCATGGCCGACGTGCTGCGCCTCGCCGTCCCGCCGCGCCACGCGAAGGTGGAGGCCGAACCGCCTGGAGTGGCCGCACCGGCACCACAGCCGCCGGACGGGCCAGGCCCGTGGGCGGAGTACACGGCCGGTGCGGCGTACGTGCGGGAGCTCGCCGCCGGGCGCCCCGCCCGCGCGGTCTGGAACGCGCTGCCAGGCGCGGACTGGCCGGCGGCCATCGCGCACGCGGTCGCGACCGTGCGGAGCGTGGGCAACGGCGCCGTCGTCGTGGTGCCCGACCACCGCGACGTGGCGCGGCTGGACGCCGCGGTGCGGGCGGCCTGCGGCCCGGACCAGCACGTCGTGCTCACCGCGGAGCTCGGCCCGGCGCAGCGGTACCGGCGCTGGCTCGCCGTACGGCGCGGCGCCGTGCAGGTGGTGGTCGGCACCCGGGCGGCGATGTTCGCGCCGGTGCACGACCTCGGTCTCGTGGTGTGCTGGGACGACGGCGACGACCTGCATGCCGAGCAGCGGGCGCCGTACCCGCACGTCCGCGAGGTGCTCTGCCTGCGTGCGCACCGGGAAGGCGCCGCCGCGCTGATCGGCGGGTTCGCCAGCACCGCGGAGGGCGCGCGGCTGCTCGCGACCGGCTGGGCGCACGCGGTCGCGGGGGACCGGTCCGCGGTACGGGCGGCGATGCCGGCCGTCCGGGTCGCAGGCGACGACGCCGACCTGGCCCGCGACCCCGCCGCCCGCAGCGCACGGCTGCCGCAGTCCGCCTGGCGGGCGGCGAAGGAGGCGCTCGCGCACGGTCCGGTGCTGGTGCAGACGCCGCGGCGTGGGTACGTGCCGGTGCTCGCCTGCCGCTCCTGCCGGCACACGGCGCACTGCCCGCACTGCCAGGGTCCGCTCGCCGCGACCGGCGACGGGCAGCCGGCGTGCCGGCTGTGCGGCCGGCCGGTGGCGAACTGGCGGTGCCCGTCCTGCTCGGCGACCGGGCTGCGGGCGGTGGTCGTAGGCGCGGCCCGCACCGCAGAGGAGCTCGGCAAGGCGTTCCCCGGCGTACGGGTGCGGGTCAGCGGCGGCGACGCCGACGTGCTCGCGGAGGTGCCCGCGGCCGGCCAGCTGGTGGTGGCGACGCCGGGCGCGGAGCCGGTGGCCGCCGGCGGCTACGCGGCCGCCCTGCTGCTCGACGGCTGGGCGCTGCTCGGGCGCGCCGACCTGCGCGCGGCCGAGGAGGCGCTGCGGCGGTGGCTGACGGCGGCCGCGCTCGTACGGACGGGCAGTGCCGGCGGCCGGGTCGTCGTGCTCGCTGACTCGTCGCTGCCGGTCGTGCAGGCGCTGGTGCGCTGGGACCCCGCAGGCTTCGCCGAACGCGAGCTCGCCGACCGCGCCGAGCTGCGGTTCCCGCCCGCCGTACGGGCCGCCGCGGTCACCGGCGACGCGACCGCCGTCGACGAGCTGCTCGGCGCCGACCGGCTGCCCGAGGTGTCCGACGTGCTCGGCCCGGTGCCGCTGCCCGGCGACCCGCAGGAGGTGCGCGCCCTGGTGCGGGTACCGCGCAGGGACGGCGCGGCGCTCGCCGCGGGCCTGCACGCCGGCCTCGCGGTCCGCAGCGCGGTGAAGGCGCCTGGCAAGGTGCGCGTGCAGGTGGACCCGCTCGAGGTGCTCTGA
- a CDS encoding nicotinamide riboside transporter PnuC yields the protein MNVLAWVNSVAFTVGSEEIRWTDLVGSVGAIAVVGLAAKRSLATWPVQLASCALLFAASVGAHLGGNAARQVAIAVIAGYGWWRWARGRRENKQVEVRWASWRARLGMLAVLAAGTAAVAWLLAETGASWSPLPDAYIFVGSLVAFYGQARGWVEFWFVWILVDLVGVPLAYSHGLVVYATTYVVFFVLCVVGIVSWVRQSGRQTPAPGELEEVPA from the coding sequence ATGAACGTCCTGGCCTGGGTGAACTCCGTCGCGTTCACCGTGGGCAGCGAAGAGATCAGGTGGACCGACCTGGTCGGCAGCGTCGGCGCGATAGCCGTCGTCGGTCTCGCCGCCAAGCGCAGCCTCGCGACCTGGCCGGTGCAGCTCGCCAGCTGCGCCCTGCTGTTCGCCGCGAGCGTCGGCGCGCACCTCGGCGGCAACGCCGCCAGGCAGGTCGCCATCGCCGTCATCGCGGGCTACGGCTGGTGGCGCTGGGCGCGCGGGCGGCGGGAGAACAAGCAGGTCGAGGTGCGCTGGGCGAGCTGGCGGGCCCGCCTCGGCATGCTCGCCGTGCTCGCGGCCGGCACCGCCGCAGTCGCGTGGCTGCTCGCCGAGACCGGTGCGTCCTGGTCGCCGCTGCCCGACGCGTACATCTTCGTCGGCAGCCTGGTCGCGTTCTACGGGCAGGCCCGCGGCTGGGTGGAGTTCTGGTTCGTGTGGATCCTCGTCGACCTGGTCGGGGTGCCGTTGGCGTACTCGCACGGGCTGGTCGTCTACGCCACCACGTACGTGGTGTTCTTCGTGCTGTGCGTGGTCGGCATCGTCAGCTGGGTTCGGCAGTCCGGCCGGCAGACGCCGGCGCCGGGTGAGCTTGAGGAGGTGCCGGCATGA
- a CDS encoding rRNA cytosine-C5-methyltransferase, with amino-acid sequence MSDAARTVAYEVLRAVASRGAYANLALPHALRSAGLTGRDAALATELTYGTLRHRGTYDAVLAVCIDRPLAKLDPPVLDALRLGTHQLLRTRIPGHAAVSSTVAVAKEALGSKRAGFVNAVLRRVADRDEQGWIDAVAPDYDDDPVGHLAVAHAHPPWVVRAMHEALGGSWTDTSAALAADNDPADVVVCARPGLCTVDEIPGRPGRWSPSAVLVDGDPAAVPAVREGRAGVQDEGSQLVAYALAAAEVPTRPGGEVWLDACAGPGGKAALLAALAEQQGARLVAAERRHRRSRLVRRALQLSQNAQAVTADGRAGPWRADTFDRVLVDAPCSGLGSLRRRPEARWRRTPGDVADLVRLQGDLLRAALTAVRPGGVVGYVTCSPHLAETTGVVDLVTGDTPGVDVVDARPLFPGRPHLGSGPWVQLWPHLHGTDAMFAAVLRKRED; translated from the coding sequence ATGAGCGACGCCGCGCGGACCGTCGCCTACGAGGTACTGCGCGCGGTGGCGAGCCGCGGCGCCTACGCCAACCTCGCGCTGCCGCACGCGCTGCGCAGCGCCGGCCTGACCGGTCGCGACGCCGCGCTCGCGACCGAGCTGACGTACGGCACGCTGCGCCACCGCGGCACGTACGACGCGGTGCTCGCCGTGTGCATCGACCGGCCGCTGGCGAAGCTCGACCCGCCGGTGCTCGACGCCCTGCGCCTCGGTACGCACCAGCTGCTGCGCACCCGGATCCCCGGGCACGCGGCGGTGAGCAGCACGGTGGCGGTGGCCAAGGAGGCGCTCGGCAGCAAGCGCGCGGGGTTCGTCAACGCCGTGCTGCGCCGGGTGGCCGACCGCGACGAGCAGGGCTGGATCGACGCGGTCGCACCGGACTACGACGACGACCCGGTCGGCCACCTCGCCGTCGCGCACGCCCATCCGCCGTGGGTGGTGCGCGCGATGCACGAGGCGCTCGGTGGCTCGTGGACGGACACCTCCGCGGCCCTGGCCGCGGACAACGACCCGGCGGACGTCGTCGTGTGCGCGCGCCCCGGGCTGTGCACCGTGGACGAGATCCCCGGCCGGCCCGGCCGGTGGTCGCCGTCCGCCGTGCTCGTCGACGGCGACCCGGCCGCCGTGCCCGCTGTCCGCGAGGGGCGGGCCGGGGTGCAGGACGAGGGCAGCCAGCTGGTGGCGTACGCGCTCGCCGCGGCCGAGGTGCCGACGCGCCCGGGCGGCGAGGTGTGGCTGGACGCCTGCGCCGGCCCCGGCGGCAAGGCGGCGCTGCTGGCCGCGCTGGCCGAGCAGCAGGGAGCCAGGCTGGTCGCAGCGGAGCGCAGGCACCGCAGGAGCCGGCTGGTGCGCCGCGCGCTGCAGCTGTCGCAGAACGCACAGGCGGTGACGGCGGACGGCCGCGCCGGTCCGTGGCGGGCGGACACCTTCGACCGGGTGCTCGTCGACGCGCCGTGCAGCGGGCTCGGCTCGCTGCGGCGCCGCCCGGAGGCCAGGTGGCGCCGCACGCCGGGCGACGTGGCCGACCTGGTGCGGCTGCAGGGCGACCTGCTGCGCGCCGCCCTGACGGCGGTCCGTCCCGGTGGCGTGGTCGGCTACGTCACCTGTTCGCCGCACCTGGCCGAGACCACCGGCGTGGTCGACCTGGTGACGGGGGATACTCCCGGGGTGGACGTCGTCGACGCGCGCCCGCTGTTCCCCGGCCGGCCGCATCTCGGCAGCGGCCCGTGGGTGCAGCTGTGGCCGCACCTGCACGGGACGGACGCGATGTTCGCGGCCGTCCTGCGCAAGCGGGAGGATTAG
- a CDS encoding riboflavin synthase encodes MFTGIVEELGAVVAIERLSTGSAELTVRGPLVTSDAKPGDSIAVDGVCLTVTEVDPAGGEFTVDVMGETLAHSTVGAFTPGRQVDLERAVRADQRLGGHIVQGHVDHTTTVVGWQPRENWTEVTFALPARLARYVAVKGSVAVDGVSLTVADVADETFTIGLIPETLRRTVLGGKRPGDAVNVEVDVVAKYVERLTGAKAATA; translated from the coding sequence ATGTTCACCGGAATCGTCGAAGAGCTGGGCGCCGTCGTCGCCATCGAGCGACTGTCCACAGGTTCGGCCGAGCTGACCGTCCGCGGGCCGCTGGTCACCAGCGATGCCAAGCCCGGCGACTCGATCGCCGTGGACGGCGTCTGCCTGACCGTGACCGAGGTCGACCCCGCCGGCGGGGAGTTCACCGTCGACGTGATGGGCGAGACGCTCGCGCACAGCACCGTCGGTGCGTTCACCCCAGGACGCCAGGTCGACCTGGAGCGCGCCGTACGGGCCGACCAGCGACTCGGCGGACACATCGTGCAGGGGCACGTCGACCACACGACGACGGTCGTCGGCTGGCAGCCGCGGGAGAACTGGACCGAGGTGACGTTCGCGCTGCCGGCGCGGCTCGCGCGCTACGTCGCGGTGAAGGGCTCGGTCGCCGTCGACGGCGTCAGCCTCACCGTCGCCGACGTCGCCGACGAGACGTTCACCATCGGGCTGATCCCGGAGACGTTGCGGCGTACGGTGCTCGGCGGCAAACGCCCTGGCGACGCGGTGAACGTCGAGGTGGACGTCGTCGCGAAGTACGTCGAGCGCCTCACCGGGGCGAAGGCGGCGACCGCATGA
- a CDS encoding diguanylate cyclase, which translates to MNEALPAADQPTRTVLAWVSAADAVAASAAELAGGWRVRRVGELRAMQLAVARDRPDVLLVDLTDLPDDPHRCLRTLRADFKVAGVPLVALVPEPLSAAELVAFGDLVDDYVRQPWSAGELAHRLEWAVARHGERNAMAAVTGLPGFGRARQDLQERLAAGRPFGYCRLDLDGFAAFNEIYGHPRGDQLIAMFAATLRRVAADLAPPPFVGHLDGDDFVLTCAADQARPACRDVADMFEADSLTLYDEAERVRGTMQVTDRRGVQHDIPLVTVSAGVATNEHRHFANTHQVLAVADEMLVFAKQSAGSSVGVDRRKA; encoded by the coding sequence ATGAACGAGGCGCTGCCCGCCGCCGACCAGCCCACGCGCACCGTGCTCGCCTGGGTCTCGGCCGCCGACGCCGTGGCCGCGTCCGCGGCGGAGCTGGCCGGGGGGTGGCGGGTCAGGCGCGTCGGTGAGCTGCGCGCGATGCAGCTGGCGGTGGCCAGGGACCGGCCGGACGTGCTGCTGGTGGACCTGACCGACCTCCCGGACGACCCGCACCGCTGCCTGCGCACCCTGCGGGCCGACTTCAAGGTCGCCGGCGTGCCGCTGGTGGCGCTGGTGCCCGAACCGCTGTCGGCGGCCGAGCTCGTCGCCTTCGGCGACCTGGTCGACGACTACGTGCGCCAGCCCTGGTCCGCCGGTGAGCTGGCGCACCGGCTGGAATGGGCGGTCGCACGACACGGCGAGCGCAACGCCATGGCGGCGGTGACCGGCCTGCCCGGGTTCGGTCGCGCGCGGCAGGACCTGCAGGAGCGACTGGCCGCCGGCCGCCCGTTCGGGTACTGCCGGCTCGACCTGGACGGGTTCGCCGCGTTCAACGAGATCTACGGCCACCCGCGCGGCGACCAGCTCATCGCGATGTTCGCGGCGACACTGCGGCGGGTCGCCGCCGACCTGGCGCCGCCACCGTTCGTCGGGCACCTCGACGGCGACGACTTCGTGCTGACCTGCGCCGCCGACCAGGCCAGGCCGGCGTGCCGCGACGTCGCGGACATGTTCGAGGCGGACTCGCTGACGCTGTACGACGAGGCCGAGCGTGTCCGCGGCACCATGCAGGTGACCGACCGGCGGGGGGTGCAGCACGACATCCCGCTGGTCACCGTGTCGGCGGGGGTGGCCACCAACGAGCACAGGCACTTCGCCAACACGCACCAGGTGCTCGCCGTCGCCGACGAGATGCTGGTCTTCGCGAAGCAGAGCGCCGGTTCGAGCGTCGGCGTCGACCGGCGCAAGGCGTGA
- the rpe gene encoding ribulose-phosphate 3-epimerase: MTKMQLAPSILSADFTRLAEEAGVVAGDADWLHVDVMDGHFVPNLTIGLPVVEGLVKAAGLPLDCHLMIDDPDRWAPQYAEAGAGSVTFHAEAARAPVRTARELRALGARAGLGLKPATPVEAYADLLGEIDMLLLMTVEPGFGGQKFLDFVLPKIERARRLVRDGDLQLWVQVDGGVDAETIGRCAEAGADVFVAGSAVYGSDDPAAAVRGLRARAEAAHDR; this comes from the coding sequence ATGACGAAGATGCAGCTGGCACCCAGCATCCTGTCCGCGGACTTCACCCGGCTGGCGGAGGAGGCGGGCGTCGTCGCGGGCGACGCCGACTGGCTGCACGTGGACGTGATGGACGGGCATTTCGTGCCGAACCTGACCATCGGGCTGCCCGTCGTCGAGGGGCTGGTGAAGGCGGCCGGCCTGCCGTTGGACTGCCACCTGATGATCGACGACCCGGACCGGTGGGCGCCGCAGTACGCCGAGGCGGGTGCCGGGAGCGTCACGTTCCACGCGGAGGCCGCGCGTGCGCCCGTCCGCACCGCGCGCGAGCTGCGAGCGCTCGGCGCCCGCGCCGGGCTCGGGCTGAAGCCGGCGACGCCGGTGGAGGCGTACGCGGACCTGCTCGGCGAGATCGACATGCTGCTGCTGATGACCGTCGAGCCCGGGTTCGGCGGGCAGAAGTTCCTCGACTTCGTGCTGCCGAAGATCGAGCGGGCACGGCGGCTGGTGCGCGACGGCGACCTGCAGCTGTGGGTGCAGGTCGACGGCGGCGTGGACGCAGAGACGATCGGCCGGTGCGCGGAGGCGGGTGCGGACGTCTTCGTCGCCGGGTCCGCGGTGTACGGCAGCGACGACCCCGCCGCTGCGGTGCGCGGGTTGCGTGCGCGCGCCGAGGCCGCGCACGACCGATGA
- a CDS encoding 6,7-dimethyl-8-ribityllumazine synthase gives MSGSGRPDIQALKGAGVTVGIVATRWNAEVVDALLDRATAAAEACDITPTVVRVSGAMEVPVVAQHLAREHAAVVCLAAVIRGGTPHFEYVCRSVTDGLTRVALDAGTPVGNGVLTCDTLEQGLDRCGLAESHEDKGWEATMAAVEAAVVLRDLRHRVPTAR, from the coding sequence GTGAGCGGCTCGGGGCGGCCCGACATCCAGGCGCTGAAGGGCGCCGGAGTCACGGTCGGGATCGTGGCGACCCGGTGGAACGCCGAGGTCGTCGACGCGTTGCTCGACCGCGCCACCGCGGCGGCGGAGGCGTGCGACATCACACCGACGGTCGTGCGGGTGTCAGGCGCGATGGAGGTGCCCGTGGTCGCGCAGCACCTCGCCAGGGAACACGCCGCGGTGGTGTGCCTGGCCGCCGTCATCCGCGGCGGCACGCCGCACTTCGAGTACGTCTGCCGCAGCGTGACCGACGGCCTCACCAGAGTGGCGCTCGACGCCGGCACCCCGGTCGGGAACGGCGTGCTCACCTGTGACACCCTGGAACAGGGGTTGGATCGCTGTGGGCTTGCCGAAAGCCACGAGGACAAGGGATGGGAGGCGACGATGGCAGCTGTCGAGGCAGCCGTCGTCCTCCGCGACCTACGACATCGGGTGCCGACCGCTCGTTAG